Proteins encoded in a region of the Scatophagus argus isolate fScaArg1 chromosome 1, fScaArg1.pri, whole genome shotgun sequence genome:
- the dhodh gene encoding dihydroorotate dehydrogenase (quinone), mitochondrial, producing MAGRLKKQLKDAVKVISSGSLLFASYLTAVGDERFYANQVMPLLQRIVGAETAHVLAVKMIGLGLVPLNRYRDPASLEVNVLGLKFKNPIGIAAGFDKHGEAVDGLYKLGFGFVEVGTITPKPQEGNPKPRVFRLTTDQAIINRYGFNSCGLAEAQQRLKARGFTQQQQSKAGLPLGINLGKNKLSQDARADYLEGVRELGPLADYLVVNVSSPNTPGLRDLQGKAELHQLLQMVLKERDALQGECKPPVLVKIAPDLTAQDKQDIADVVTELRVDGLMVSNTTVSRPETLQDLLKCEVGGLSGQPLKDLSTNTVREMYSLTKGKIPIVGIGGVASGQDALDKIRAGASLVQLYTALTYQGPPVVTKIKRELEQLLKEQGFSSVSEAVGADHREQMGQIKT from the exons ATGGCGGGACGTCTGAAG AAGCAGTTAAAAGACGCAGTGAAGGTCATCAGCTCAGGTAGCCTTCTGTTTGCCTCCTACCTCACTGCGGTTGGAGATGAGCGTTTCTATGCCAACCAGGTGATGCCCCTGCTGCAGAGGATTGTCGGGGCCGAGACGGCACATGTCTTGGCAGTGAAGATGATTGGTCTGGGTCTGGTTCCTCTGAACCGCTACCGGGACCCTGCATCATTG GAAGTGAATGTCCTGGGATTAAAGTTCAAAAACCCTATTGGGATTGCGGCAGGCTTTGACAAGCACGGTGAGGCCGTAGACGGATTGTACAAACTGGGTTTTGGCTTTGTTGAAGTGGGCACAATCACTCCCAAACCTCAGGAGGGGAACCCCAAACCACGAGTGTTTCGACTCACTACAGATCAGGCAATCATTAACAG ATATGGATTCAACAGCTGTGGTCTGGCAGAAGCACAACAGAGGCTGAAGGCCAGAGGAttcacacagcaacagcaaagtAAAG CTGGCCTTCCCCTGGGCATCAACCTGGGGAAGAACAAGCTGTCCCAGGACGCACGAGCAGATTACCTGGAAGGGGTGAGAGAGCTGGGCCCGCTGGCTGACTACCTGGTGGTCAACGTCAGCAGTCCTAATACACCAGGTCTGCGGGACCTACAGGGGAAGGCTGAGCTCCATCAGCTTTTACAAATG GTGCTGAAGGAGCGTGATGCCCTGCAGGGAGAATGCAAACCTCCAGTCCTGGTAAAGATCGCCCCTGACCTCACTGCACAGGACAAACAAGACATTGCTGATGTTGTCACTGAG CTGAGAGTGGATGGTTTAATGGTGTCTAACACCACGGTGTCCAGACCAGAGACCCTTCAGGATCTGCTCAAATGTGAGGTCGGTGGGCTAAGTGGCCAGCCTCTCAAGGACCTCTCTACTAACACTGTGAGAGAGATGTACAGCCTCACCAAAG GTAAAATACCAATTGTTGGAATTGGAGGTGTGGCCAGTGGGCAGGATGCTTTGGATAAGATCCGTGCCGGTGCATCACTTGTTCAGCTTTACACAGCTTTGACCTATCAGGGCCCACCTGTAGTGACGAAGATAAAGCGAGAACTGGAACAACTTCTTAA AGAACAAGGTTTCAGCAGCGTATCAGAGGCAGTCGGAGCAGATCACAGGGAGCAGATGGGTCAAATCAAAACCTGA